The Streptomyces sp. NL15-2K genome contains a region encoding:
- a CDS encoding AIM24 family protein, giving the protein MAFRELNSKMVEATVMPGQRLFSQRGAMLAYKGEVSFTPNMQGGQGGVMSMIGRRVAGEAAPLMTVEGSGTVLFGHGGHHVQVINLTGDTMFVEADRLLAFEGTLEQGTMFMGSQGGVMGMVRGQVTGQGLFTTTLRGHGSVAVMAHGGVIEVPITPQRPVHVDPQAYVAHHGDVRNKLSTALGWRDMVGRGSGEAFQLELSGSGAVYVQASEEKL; this is encoded by the coding sequence ATGGCCTTCCGTGAGCTCAACTCGAAGATGGTCGAAGCGACCGTCATGCCCGGGCAGCGGCTGTTCAGTCAGCGCGGGGCGATGCTCGCCTACAAGGGCGAGGTGTCCTTCACGCCCAACATGCAGGGCGGCCAGGGCGGGGTCATGTCGATGATCGGCCGCCGGGTCGCGGGCGAGGCGGCGCCCCTGATGACCGTCGAGGGCAGCGGCACCGTGCTGTTCGGGCACGGCGGCCACCACGTCCAGGTCATCAACCTCACCGGCGACACCATGTTCGTGGAGGCGGACCGGCTGCTCGCCTTCGAGGGCACGCTGGAGCAGGGGACGATGTTCATGGGCTCCCAGGGCGGCGTCATGGGCATGGTCCGGGGCCAGGTCACCGGCCAGGGGCTGTTCACCACCACCCTGAGGGGGCACGGCTCGGTCGCGGTCATGGCCCACGGCGGGGTCATCGAGGTGCCCATCACCCCCCAGCGCCCGGTCCATGTCGACCCGCAGGCGTACGTCGCCCACCACGGCGACGTACGCAACAAGCTGTCCACCGCGCTGGGATGGCGCGACATGGTGGGCCGCGGCTCCGGAGAGGCGTTCCAACTGGAGCTCAGCGGCAGCGGTGCGGTGTACGTCCAGGCCTCGGAGGAGAAGCTGTGA
- a CDS encoding MTH1187 family thiamine-binding protein, giving the protein MIVAFSVTPLGVGEDVGEYVADAVRIVRESGLPNRTDAMFTSVEGEWDEVMDVVKRAVAAVEARAPRVSLVLKADIRPGVEDGLTSKVETVERHLAQRAE; this is encoded by the coding sequence GTGATCGTCGCCTTCTCCGTGACGCCGCTGGGCGTCGGCGAGGACGTGGGGGAGTACGTCGCCGACGCCGTGCGGATCGTGCGTGAGTCCGGCCTGCCCAACCGCACCGACGCGATGTTCACGTCCGTCGAGGGCGAGTGGGACGAGGTCATGGACGTCGTCAAGCGCGCCGTGGCCGCCGTGGAGGCCCGTGCGCCGCGCGTGTCCCTGGTCCTCAAGGCGGACATCCGCCCCGGGGTGGAGGACGGGCTCACCTCGAAGGTGGAGACGGTCGAACGGCATCTGGCCCAGCGGGCGGAGTAG
- a CDS encoding cytochrome P450 — MTQAFASEELSSDEAAAAASSCSREFRANPHPVYAKLRETAPVCPLSPPHGVETYLITRYDDARAALADPRLSKDMYGAIDAYHRIFGDSSIALDDNMLFSDPPKHTRLRRIVGNTFTPKRVESLRPRVQKITAELLDQCSASEPVDLLPEFCFPLPLQVICELLGVPENERTQAQEWSSTVARTGFGPEARKALELAEGNLRDYLVDLIARKRQEPDGALLSALVTARDEEGALTDHELVSTAWVLLFAGHKTTAYQIGNAVYHLLTQPEQKRLALQDAGATAAAIEEIFRFESSVENSTFRYAKEDLVIRDTLIPKGALVQISITSANRDPEAFADPNRLDVTRPNVQATHLAFGVGPHYCAGAPLARLEMQIALTTLFGRHPRMALAGPPEDARWLTVPFPAFRGLAELPVVLDPS, encoded by the coding sequence ATGACGCAAGCGTTCGCATCCGAGGAATTGTCGTCCGATGAGGCCGCGGCCGCGGCCTCGTCCTGCAGCCGGGAGTTCCGCGCCAATCCGCATCCCGTCTACGCCAAGCTCCGGGAGACGGCACCCGTATGCCCGCTGTCACCGCCCCACGGCGTCGAGACGTACCTGATCACTCGGTATGACGACGCGCGCGCCGCCCTGGCCGACCCGCGCCTGAGCAAGGACATGTACGGCGCCATCGACGCCTACCACCGCATCTTCGGTGACTCGTCGATCGCCCTGGACGACAACATGCTCTTCTCGGACCCTCCGAAGCACACCAGGCTCAGGAGGATTGTCGGCAACACCTTCACCCCGAAAAGGGTGGAGTCACTGCGTCCGCGTGTCCAGAAGATCACTGCGGAACTGCTGGACCAGTGCTCGGCTTCGGAGCCCGTGGACCTGCTCCCGGAGTTCTGCTTCCCGCTGCCGCTCCAAGTGATCTGCGAACTTCTGGGCGTCCCGGAAAACGAACGCACGCAAGCCCAGGAATGGTCCAGCACCGTCGCTCGGACCGGTTTCGGTCCGGAGGCGAGAAAGGCGCTGGAACTGGCCGAGGGCAACCTGCGCGACTATCTGGTGGATCTGATCGCACGGAAGCGGCAGGAGCCGGACGGAGCCCTGCTCAGCGCCCTCGTCACAGCAAGGGACGAGGAAGGCGCGCTCACCGACCACGAACTGGTCTCCACAGCGTGGGTGCTGCTCTTCGCAGGCCACAAGACGACGGCGTACCAGATCGGCAACGCCGTCTACCATTTGCTCACCCAACCGGAGCAGAAGCGACTGGCACTGCAGGATGCGGGCGCGACGGCCGCGGCCATCGAAGAGATCTTCCGGTTCGAGTCGTCCGTGGAGAACTCGACCTTCCGCTACGCCAAAGAAGACCTCGTGATCCGTGACACGCTCATCCCCAAGGGCGCGCTCGTCCAGATCTCGATCACCTCGGCCAACCGTGACCCGGAAGCCTTCGCCGATCCGAACCGGCTGGACGTCACGCGCCCGAACGTCCAGGCGACCCATCTCGCGTTCGGCGTCGGCCCCCACTACTGCGCCGGCGCGCCGCTGGCACGTCTGGAGATGCAGATCGCTCTCACCACGCTCTTCGGCCGGCACCCTCGCATGGCCCTGGCCGGCCCCCCGGAAGACGCGCGCTGGCTGACCGTACCGTTCCCCGCCTTCCGCGGGTTGGCGGAACTTCCCGTCGTCCTCGACCCGTCCTGA
- a CDS encoding amidohydrolase family protein, whose translation MTSAAFDGPAAGRVDVHHHFTAPAWLDWAEQRGVIHREKLPWWTRWDLNAALELMDKAGIATSVMTVAMLGRLRERTERQDSARVALRAAADVVESHPARFRFFTPVFLDDLELSLWSLEYGLDELGAVGVSTRTSMDGVYLGDETHDRLLRELNDRSAVVSTHPMDVPAGKGGAPGSTGLPGMPPFVCDFLVDTTRAAINLIKNGTLDRYPNLTFILPHGGGFLPYMATRLELFGGHLTPEIEPGRVRDYLHRFYFDTAGPMSPSATPTLMATVDPGHILFGTDWPPTPAQVIADITTPALDNDPVISDQQLQGINRDNAVRLMPELAR comes from the coding sequence ATGACATCAGCCGCCTTCGACGGCCCCGCCGCGGGCCGAGTGGACGTCCACCACCACTTCACCGCGCCGGCCTGGCTCGACTGGGCAGAGCAGCGAGGCGTCATCCACCGCGAAAAGCTGCCCTGGTGGACCCGCTGGGACCTGAACGCGGCCCTGGAGCTCATGGACAAGGCGGGCATCGCCACGTCCGTCATGACGGTGGCGATGCTCGGACGGCTCCGCGAGCGGACGGAGCGTCAGGACAGCGCACGGGTCGCCTTGCGGGCGGCGGCCGACGTCGTGGAGAGCCATCCCGCACGCTTCCGGTTCTTCACCCCCGTGTTCCTCGACGACCTGGAACTCTCCCTGTGGAGCCTCGAATACGGCCTCGACGAGCTCGGTGCCGTCGGGGTGAGCACGAGAACGAGCATGGACGGTGTCTACCTCGGCGACGAGACGCACGACCGCCTCCTGCGGGAACTGAACGACCGGTCCGCGGTCGTCAGTACCCACCCCATGGACGTGCCGGCGGGAAAGGGCGGAGCTCCGGGCAGTACGGGGCTGCCGGGCATGCCGCCCTTCGTGTGCGACTTCCTTGTCGACACCACGCGTGCCGCCATCAACCTCATCAAGAACGGCACCCTGGACCGTTATCCGAATCTCACCTTCATCCTCCCGCACGGCGGAGGCTTCCTCCCGTACATGGCGACCCGGCTCGAACTCTTCGGCGGGCATCTCACTCCCGAGATCGAGCCCGGCCGTGTCCGCGACTACCTGCACCGGTTCTACTTCGACACGGCGGGCCCCATGTCCCCGTCGGCCACGCCCACCCTGATGGCCACCGTGGACCCCGGCCACATCCTCTTCGGCACGGACTGGCCGCCCACCCCCGCGCAGGTCATCGCCGACATCACGACACCCGCCCTGGACAACGATCCGGTCATCTCCGACCAGCAGCTCCAGGGAATCAACCGCGACAACGCCGTACGTCTGATGCCCGAACTCGCCCGCTGA
- a CDS encoding antibiotic biosynthesis monooxygenase family protein: MNSTQVPARVRVVRLLRVRDGMEAHFVKSYQGVLERAERSPGHLGEQLCRSVDDPTRWLLTSEWESLEHVKQWRTDPDHTALVEPLNACLHDDRWTAVFHVTDAATR; encoded by the coding sequence GTGAACAGCACCCAGGTTCCGGCACGTGTGCGGGTCGTTCGGCTGCTGCGTGTGCGAGACGGAATGGAAGCGCACTTCGTGAAGTCCTATCAGGGCGTGCTCGAACGCGCCGAGCGCTCCCCCGGGCATCTCGGAGAACAGCTGTGCCGCTCCGTCGACGATCCCACTCGCTGGTTGCTCACCAGCGAGTGGGAGAGCCTCGAACACGTCAAACAGTGGCGCACCGACCCCGATCACACGGCTCTGGTCGAGCCGTTGAACGCCTGCCTGCACGACGACCGGTGGACGGCGGTCTTCCACGTCACGGACGCGGCGACTCGGTAG
- a CDS encoding FAD-dependent monooxygenase, with amino-acid sequence MSGRTAESVEVPVLIVGGSLVGLSTSVFLGRLGIEHMLLERHGGTSTHPRGRGNNVRTMEIFRTAGLEPSIREAASALAGNDGVLQVDTLAGGQRRWIIRDISAGIDVSQVSSSDWCLCSQNDLEPVLLSHARRQGGDIRFSTEMLSFTQDREGVHAQVMHRDTGETYTVHADFLVAADGPRSPVRKRLGISQSGPGELFHNVSVTFRSKRLKDYIGEKNFVVCYVTNPEGEGALLPVDNEERWVIHVPWFPDRGESLEDFTDDRLVAHVRAAAGVPDIDVEITGKAPWHASKRVADTYAQGRIFLTGDSAHEMPPTGAFGSNTGIQDAHNLAWKLAAVLRGWAGPPLLDSYEQERRPAAVATSTRAAVQAVEEEHPGFTPAAGRNDDPADLMTVALCCRYASNAVVGASPERPVVPETFQLGGDPGSRAPHMWVMRDGVRISTLDLYERSFVVLAGPRGHEWRNAAKKASETLGVPVESYLVGPGQDHDLVPDPDDDWAKLHGTAEDGAVLVRPDGYVAWRAHAEIPQADRLLTNVLRTVLGRT; translated from the coding sequence GTGAGCGGACGCACAGCGGAATCAGTGGAAGTACCAGTTCTCATCGTAGGCGGATCCCTGGTGGGTCTTTCCACCTCCGTGTTCCTGGGACGCCTCGGAATTGAGCACATGCTCTTGGAGCGGCATGGCGGGACCTCGACGCACCCGCGTGGTCGCGGAAACAATGTGCGCACCATGGAGATTTTCCGGACCGCCGGACTGGAGCCGAGTATCCGGGAGGCCGCCTCGGCGCTCGCCGGGAACGACGGCGTTCTTCAGGTGGACACCCTCGCCGGCGGTCAGCGCCGCTGGATCATCCGGGACATCTCCGCAGGCATCGACGTGTCTCAAGTCAGCTCTTCGGACTGGTGCCTGTGCAGTCAGAACGATCTCGAGCCGGTACTGCTGAGCCATGCCCGCAGGCAGGGGGGAGACATCCGCTTCAGCACGGAGATGCTCTCCTTCACACAGGACCGAGAAGGAGTCCACGCTCAGGTCATGCACCGGGACACCGGTGAGACATATACCGTGCACGCTGATTTTCTGGTGGCTGCCGACGGGCCCCGAAGTCCTGTTCGCAAACGGCTGGGTATCAGTCAGTCAGGACCCGGTGAGCTCTTCCACAACGTCAGCGTCACCTTCCGCAGCAAGAGGCTCAAGGACTACATCGGCGAAAAGAACTTCGTCGTCTGCTATGTGACGAACCCGGAGGGAGAAGGGGCGCTGCTGCCGGTGGACAACGAGGAACGATGGGTGATCCATGTTCCTTGGTTCCCCGACCGAGGCGAATCACTGGAGGATTTCACCGACGACCGCCTGGTGGCTCATGTCCGCGCGGCCGCCGGCGTGCCGGACATCGATGTGGAGATCACCGGGAAGGCCCCCTGGCACGCCTCGAAGCGTGTCGCGGACACCTACGCACAGGGCCGGATCTTTCTGACCGGTGACTCGGCACACGAAATGCCGCCGACCGGTGCGTTCGGCTCCAACACCGGAATCCAGGACGCGCACAATCTCGCCTGGAAGCTGGCCGCGGTGCTCCGCGGCTGGGCCGGCCCGCCCCTGCTGGACAGTTACGAGCAGGAACGACGCCCTGCCGCCGTCGCGACCAGCACGCGGGCGGCCGTGCAGGCGGTCGAGGAGGAGCACCCGGGATTCACTCCCGCGGCGGGACGCAACGACGACCCGGCGGATCTCATGACCGTCGCGCTCTGCTGCCGCTACGCGTCGAACGCTGTCGTGGGTGCCTCCCCGGAGCGGCCGGTGGTCCCGGAGACCTTCCAGCTCGGCGGCGACCCGGGCAGCCGTGCACCTCATATGTGGGTCATGAGAGACGGCGTCAGGATCTCCACGCTGGATCTGTACGAGCGTTCCTTCGTGGTCCTCGCCGGGCCCCGAGGCCATGAGTGGCGGAACGCGGCGAAGAAGGCCTCCGAGACCCTGGGCGTTCCGGTCGAGTCGTATCTCGTGGGGCCCGGCCAGGACCACGACCTCGTTCCCGACCCGGACGACGACTGGGCGAAACTGCACGGCACGGCCGAGGACGGTGCCGTCCTCGTACGCCCGGACGGTTACGTCGCGTGGCGGGCCCACGCCGAGATCCCGCAGGCCGATCGCCTGCTGACGAACGTGCTGCGGACGGTACTCGGCCGCACCTGA
- a CDS encoding AIM24 family protein gives MFRLQGSKVLAVDMTGDAVKAKNGSMVAYDGQMDFKKLSGGGEGIRGMVTRRITGEQMTLMEVKGHGTCWFADRASEINLVGLQGDKLYVESSNLLATDSGLRTGTSFTGMRGASQGNGLFTTTVEGHGQAAIMSDGPAVVLRVSAQYPLTVDPGAYIAHQGNLRQSFQSGVTFRTFMGEGGGEAFQIRFEGDGLVYVQPSERNTIAGDV, from the coding sequence ATGTTCCGACTTCAAGGCAGCAAGGTGCTTGCCGTCGACATGACCGGGGATGCCGTGAAGGCGAAGAACGGCTCGATGGTCGCGTACGACGGTCAGATGGACTTCAAGAAACTCAGCGGCGGCGGTGAGGGCATCCGGGGGATGGTGACCCGGCGGATCACCGGCGAGCAGATGACATTGATGGAGGTGAAGGGGCACGGGACGTGCTGGTTCGCGGACCGGGCCTCGGAGATCAACCTCGTCGGTCTCCAGGGGGACAAGCTGTACGTGGAGTCGAGCAACCTGCTCGCGACCGACTCCGGACTGCGGACCGGCACGTCGTTCACCGGAATGCGCGGCGCCTCGCAGGGCAACGGGCTGTTCACGACGACCGTCGAGGGACACGGGCAGGCGGCGATCATGTCGGACGGGCCTGCGGTCGTGCTGCGGGTCAGCGCGCAGTATCCGCTGACCGTCGACCCGGGGGCGTACATCGCGCACCAGGGGAACCTGCGGCAGTCCTTCCAATCCGGTGTGACGTTCCGCACGTTCATGGGCGAGGGCGGCGGCGAGGCCTTCCAGATCCGCTTCGAGGGCGACGGCCTGGTGTACGTCCAGCCCAGCGAGCGGAACACGATCGCGGGGGATGTGTGA
- a CDS encoding AIM24 family protein, whose amino-acid sequence MTLPSDDNVNNYTFCVELKGSQWFLQKGKMIAYYGSMEFNGIGHGRLDRLVRTSFHSPLHASDWVVAEGSGKMLLADRAFDVNSYDLEDGNLTIRSGNLLAFQPSLALKQSIVPGFLTLIGTGKFVAASNGPVVFMEPPIRVDPQALVGWADCPSPCHHYDHGYMTGLMGGLRAMTGLGGASGEEHQFEFVGAGTVLLQSSEVLMAEQATGAVPHEAGVPGGGGAPAGHSQQAGAPRLPGQLGDLQRRFGL is encoded by the coding sequence ATGACGCTGCCGTCCGACGACAACGTCAACAACTACACCTTCTGCGTGGAGCTCAAGGGGAGCCAGTGGTTCCTGCAGAAGGGGAAGATGATCGCCTACTACGGCTCGATGGAGTTCAACGGCATCGGGCACGGCCGGCTGGACCGCCTGGTGCGTACGTCCTTCCATTCGCCTCTGCACGCCAGTGACTGGGTCGTGGCGGAGGGCTCGGGCAAGATGCTCCTCGCCGACCGGGCCTTCGACGTGAACTCGTACGACCTCGAAGACGGCAATCTGACCATTCGCTCGGGCAACTTGCTCGCTTTTCAGCCAAGTCTCGCTCTCAAGCAGTCGATCGTGCCGGGTTTTCTGACACTCATCGGAACCGGAAAGTTCGTGGCCGCCTCCAACGGTCCGGTGGTGTTCATGGAACCCCCGATCCGGGTGGACCCGCAGGCCCTGGTCGGCTGGGCCGACTGCCCCTCGCCGTGCCATCACTACGACCACGGCTACATGACCGGCCTCATGGGCGGTCTACGTGCGATGACGGGCCTCGGCGGGGCCTCCGGCGAGGAGCATCAGTTCGAGTTCGTGGGAGCCGGTACGGTCCTGCTCCAGTCGTCCGAGGTCCTCATGGCCGAGCAGGCCACGGGGGCGGTTCCGCACGAGGCCGGGGTGCCCGGTGGGGGCGGTGCCCCCGCAGGCCACTCACAGCAGGCCGGTGCACCGCGCCTTCCCGGACAGCTGGGAGACCTCCAGCGTCGCTTCGGGCTGTGA
- a CDS encoding HAMP domain-containing sensor histidine kinase, with protein sequence MRRLFGSVRSRATLAATLVVAVALVAAGAAVLLSLRSNLIGEAATDAERSARTVASSLALGKRYDQLSLDEEDEPVQVVDENRTLVAASEDLQRISGTDTDAVKPQVRPTTPAGGEEGEDSDGAKDDGAKDDGAKDDGDDDESSLHPGEIAEKTTYTNGSATIDGETADYRFAAVKVEVEGKGLLIVYAGAPLSAEKSAVNTALTVMLIGFPLLLTVVAGVTWLVTRRALRPVEGIRGEMAAITASEDLARRVPVPDTHDEVARLARTTNETLAALESSVERQRRFVADASHELRSPIASLRTQLEVGAAHPELLDVEGAVEDTVRLQRLAADLLLLARLDAGERPAAATRFDLAALAREEAEGRTGVSAQAPEAVHVAGSRGQVQRLLVNLLDNAQRHARSAVRVSVRREGEWAVAQVADDGDGVPEGDRERIFERFVRLDEARSRDDGGAGLGLAIARDVAARHGGTLTVRDASAGGALFELRLPLPRSDR encoded by the coding sequence ATGAGACGCCTGTTCGGCTCCGTACGGTCCCGGGCGACCCTGGCCGCCACGCTCGTCGTCGCCGTGGCGCTGGTCGCCGCCGGGGCCGCCGTGCTGCTGTCGCTGCGCTCCAACCTGATCGGCGAGGCCGCGACCGATGCGGAGCGCTCCGCGCGGACGGTCGCTTCCAGCCTGGCCCTGGGGAAGCGGTACGACCAGTTGTCCCTGGACGAGGAGGACGAGCCGGTCCAGGTCGTCGACGAGAACCGGACGCTGGTCGCGGCCAGCGAGGACCTGCAGCGGATCAGCGGCACGGACACCGACGCGGTGAAGCCGCAGGTGCGGCCGACCACCCCCGCGGGCGGCGAGGAGGGCGAGGACTCCGACGGGGCGAAGGACGACGGGGCGAAGGACGACGGGGCGAAGGACGACGGGGACGACGACGAGTCCTCCCTCCATCCGGGCGAGATCGCCGAGAAGACCACCTACACCAACGGTTCCGCGACGATCGACGGCGAGACCGCCGACTACCGCTTCGCCGCCGTGAAGGTCGAGGTCGAGGGCAAGGGCCTGCTGATCGTGTACGCCGGCGCCCCCCTCTCCGCCGAGAAGAGCGCCGTCAACACGGCGCTGACCGTCATGCTGATCGGCTTCCCGCTGCTGCTCACCGTGGTCGCGGGGGTGACCTGGCTGGTCACCCGGCGTGCCCTGCGCCCGGTCGAGGGCATCCGCGGCGAGATGGCCGCGATCACCGCCTCCGAGGACCTCGCCCGCCGGGTGCCGGTGCCGGACACGCACGACGAGGTGGCCCGCCTCGCCCGCACCACGAACGAGACACTGGCCGCCCTGGAGAGCTCCGTTGAGCGGCAGCGCCGGTTCGTCGCCGACGCCTCGCACGAACTGCGCAGCCCGATCGCGTCCTTGCGTACCCAGCTGGAGGTGGGCGCCGCCCATCCCGAGCTGCTGGACGTGGAAGGCGCGGTCGAGGACACCGTACGACTGCAGCGTCTCGCCGCCGATCTGCTGCTGCTGGCCCGGCTGGACGCGGGGGAGCGGCCGGCCGCCGCGACCCGGTTCGACCTCGCCGCGCTGGCGCGGGAGGAGGCCGAAGGGCGGACGGGCGTGAGCGCGCAGGCGCCGGAAGCCGTGCATGTGGCCGGATCGCGGGGGCAGGTGCAGCGGTTGCTCGTCAATCTGCTGGACAACGCACAGCGGCACGCGCGTTCGGCTGTCCGGGTGAGTGTGCGGCGCGAGGGGGAGTGGGCGGTGGCCCAAGTCGCCGACGACGGGGACGGCGTGCCGGAGGGCGACCGGGAGCGGATCTTCGAGCGGTTCGTACGGCTCGACGAGGCCCGCAGTCGTGACGACGGCGGCGCCGGGCTCGGACTCGCCATCGCCAGGGACGTCGCCGCACGGCACGGCGGCACGCTCACGGTCCGCGACGCGTCGGCAGGCGGAGCCCTGTTCGAACTCCGCCTGCCGCTCCCCCGATCAGATCGCTAG
- a CDS encoding DUF3817 domain-containing protein, producing MDIKTATAIRRLRLVSAPEAVSFLLLLVCSVLKRTTDFNAVPVMGMIHGVLFILYVIFWADAWNRTKWSLKTAALYFVLSVLPTGGFFAERKLRREAEDAVIASRARKEGIVSA from the coding sequence GTGGACATCAAGACCGCCACCGCCATTCGCCGCCTCCGCCTCGTCTCGGCCCCCGAGGCGGTTTCCTTCCTCCTCCTGCTGGTCTGCTCGGTGCTGAAGCGGACCACGGACTTCAACGCGGTCCCCGTGATGGGGATGATCCACGGCGTCCTCTTCATCCTGTACGTGATCTTCTGGGCCGACGCCTGGAACCGCACCAAGTGGTCCCTGAAGACCGCCGCCCTCTACTTCGTCCTCTCGGTCCTGCCCACCGGCGGTTTCTTCGCCGAGCGCAAGCTCAGGCGTGAGGCCGAGGACGCGGTCATCGCCTCCCGCGCCCGCAAGGAAGGGATCGTGAGCGCGTGA
- a CDS encoding MarR family transcriptional regulator — METETATRWLTDAEQCAWRTHLEVNRLLTYQLEKDLQPFGLTMNDYEILVNLSESEGVRMRMSDLASATLQSKSRLSHQITRMENADLVRRENCESDRRGLYAVLTEHGMETMKKVAPHHVASVRRHFIDLLSPEALLELDKALKPIAEHLRGQRGRP; from the coding sequence ATGGAGACCGAGACGGCCACGCGCTGGCTGACCGATGCGGAGCAGTGCGCCTGGCGCACCCACCTGGAGGTCAACAGGCTGTTGACGTACCAGCTCGAAAAGGACCTGCAGCCGTTCGGCCTGACAATGAACGACTACGAGATCCTGGTGAATCTCTCCGAGTCGGAGGGCGTACGGATGCGGATGAGCGACCTCGCATCCGCCACCCTCCAGTCCAAGAGCCGCCTCTCCCACCAGATCACGCGCATGGAGAACGCGGACCTGGTGCGGCGCGAGAACTGCGAGTCGGACCGCCGAGGTCTGTACGCGGTCCTCACCGAACACGGCATGGAGACGATGAAGAAGGTCGCGCCCCATCATGTGGCGTCTGTGCGGAGGCACTTCATCGACCTGCTGTCCCCCGAGGCCCTGTTGGAACTCGACAAGGCCCTGAAGCCCATCGCGGAGCATCTTCGCGGGCAGCGGGGACGTCCCTAG
- a CDS encoding PepSY domain-containing protein, whose amino-acid sequence MKRNIVIAAVTAAALIGGGTATALAVSGDGEGSARQAADVRVTGDDARDDDGARDDDAGKAGSVEVTAADAIASALRHDPGTAVTVELDGEDGEDGGADGADAGSVVWKVDVLRGGDTWHSVRVDPGTGKVLGSHTDREDDTAEVRAALNGTSVTAAEAAKAVTGKGTVTSVDLDEDGTSKGWEVETHASGKAEQDWRVDLNSGKVTADRADRAGDDVADDNDGGDDD is encoded by the coding sequence ATGAAGCGCAACATCGTGATCGCCGCCGTTACGGCCGCCGCTCTGATCGGGGGCGGTACGGCCACGGCTCTCGCGGTGTCCGGGGACGGCGAGGGGTCGGCGCGGCAGGCGGCGGACGTGCGGGTCACGGGGGACGACGCGCGGGACGACGACGGGGCCCGTGACGACGACGCCGGGAAGGCCGGGTCCGTGGAGGTGACAGCTGCCGACGCCATCGCCTCCGCGCTGCGGCACGACCCGGGTACCGCCGTCACCGTCGAACTGGACGGCGAAGACGGCGAAGACGGCGGGGCCGACGGGGCCGACGCCGGGTCGGTCGTGTGGAAGGTCGACGTGCTCCGCGGCGGCGACACCTGGCACAGCGTTCGGGTCGACCCCGGCACCGGCAAGGTGCTCGGTTCCCACACCGACCGCGAGGACGACACCGCCGAGGTGCGGGCCGCGCTGAACGGCACCTCCGTGACGGCGGCGGAGGCCGCGAAGGCCGTGACCGGTAAGGGCACGGTGACGTCGGTGGACCTGGACGAGGACGGCACCTCGAAGGGCTGGGAGGTGGAGACCCACGCCTCCGGCAAGGCCGAGCAGGACTGGCGGGTCGACCTGAACAGCGGGAAGGTCACGGCGGACCGGGCGGACCGCGCGGGTGACGACGTGGCCGACGACAACGACGGTGGCGACGACGACTGA
- a CDS encoding response regulator transcription factor, whose product MRLLIVEDEKRLALSLAKGLTAEGYAVDVVHDGREGLHRATEGTYDLVILDIMLPGLNGYRVCAALRAAGHEVPILMLTAKDGEYDEAEGLDTGADDYLTKPFSYVVLVARIKALLRRRGQGAGASPVHVLGDLKVDTAAHRVFLDEDEVTLTAKEFAVLEQLVVRAGEVVSKAQILEHVWDFAYDGDPNIVEVYISTLRRKLRAGLIRTVRGAGYRLEAAQP is encoded by the coding sequence ATGCGCCTGTTGATCGTCGAGGACGAGAAGCGGCTGGCCCTGTCGCTCGCCAAGGGTCTGACCGCCGAGGGGTACGCCGTGGACGTCGTCCACGACGGCCGGGAGGGGCTGCACCGGGCCACCGAGGGGACGTACGACCTCGTGATCCTCGACATCATGCTGCCCGGCCTCAACGGCTACCGGGTCTGCGCCGCCCTCCGCGCCGCCGGGCACGAGGTGCCGATCCTGATGCTCACCGCCAAGGACGGCGAGTACGACGAGGCGGAGGGCCTGGACACGGGCGCCGACGACTACCTCACCAAGCCGTTCTCGTACGTCGTCCTCGTCGCGCGGATCAAGGCGTTGCTGCGCCGCCGCGGCCAGGGCGCCGGGGCCTCGCCCGTGCACGTCCTCGGCGACCTCAAGGTCGACACCGCCGCCCACCGCGTCTTCCTGGACGAGGACGAGGTCACCTTGACCGCCAAGGAGTTCGCCGTCCTGGAACAGCTCGTGGTGCGGGCCGGCGAGGTGGTGTCCAAGGCCCAGATCCTGGAGCACGTCTGGGACTTCGCGTACGACGGCGACCCGAACATCGTCGAGGTGTACATCAGCACCCTCAGGCGCAAGCTGCGCGCCGGGCTCATCCGGACGGTCCGCGGCGCCGGTTACCGGCTGGAGGCGGCACAGCCATGA